The genomic window GGTTCAGGGTTCCGTCTAGTGCCCAGCGCGGGGACAGCATTGCTCTAACTTTCAGTACCTACAGCAAATAGTACTGTATTCTCTGTAATGCTCTGGGCCAGCATTTGACTAGCCCTGACTGACAGACTGAAATTTTGTGTCTTACAGATGCTGTGGATGGAGTGATGAATGGCGAGTACTACCAGGTACAGAGTACTCTGATTACATTAGAAGATAGTGGTTGAGTCCTCCTTTCCTGTGATTTGAATTGAATTGACTGACCTAGAAAGGACCCCACTCCTTTGACTTTCCTAGATGTATTAACATTAGGTATGTTACCTGCTAAAATGGAAGGATTTAAAGAGAAGTGACATTgatcattccttttaaaatactaCTGCCGGCCCTAGTGTTACCAGTTTTATTCTCAAGAAATGAGCCTTCATGGTGATGATGAGAACAGTGACTAAGTTAAACTCTATGTGCCATGTAGCGTGTCAGGCACTGTTATACTTAATTCTCTCAACAGCCTGGGGGACCTGTACTTTtgttcctgttttacagatgaagaaactgaggcacaaagtaGTCTAAAAGTAACAAAGCTGGTATGTGGTGGGGCCAGCATTTGAACCTTTGAAATTatatggggcagggggaggaggggtaaGGAGGGCTGGAATTTTTGGTGACTTGCCATTATTTTCCCTCTGTATCACTAAGTGTTGAGTTGCTAGCCCAACTCAGATCAGCTTAAACCCAGAAAAGTCTTACCAGTTTGTATAACTGAAATGTCCTAAGACCAGGACGCAGATTCCATTCCCCTAGGACTCTGGCTCTGCTTGCTGAATGTGCATTTTTGTGCTCAAGCTTTTTTTATGGTAGTTGAATGGCTGCAGCACTTCTGGGCTTCGCATGTGCATGTCATATTATCTAGAACAAGATGGAGGCTTCTCCTCTTGTCCCAACCACCTAACAAAAATCCCGCATTTCCTTCTGGACGTAGTCATTATAGCCTGGGGAAATCACACGATGCTTTGCTTATGCCTGGGTTTCTGCCCTTCCCTCAACCAGTTAACTGGCAAGAAGGATGTTCGTCTAATTGGTTTAAAACAAGGATGGACTGACTTTTTTGTGAAGTACAGGTAGTAAACATTTTAAGCTTTGTCATAAGGTCTGTGTCCAACTACTCTTGCTGTAATGTGAAAGCATCTCTAGATAGTATAGAAACAAATGGACATGGCTGCGTTCtggtaaaaatttaattattaaaacagaCAGCTGGCCTGGACTCTAGTTTCCAGTGCCTGGTTAGAGGGAGACAGATTGGGGTTCAGATCCAGGCTCTACCTCCTACTAGCTGTGAACTGGACATGTCTTTTTCTCGATGCCTCAGATTAGTCCCCCAGATGTGAAATGGGAATACAAACTTGACAGGTTGCTTGGGAGATAAAGCTTTTATGTGCCTGACACATGGAAAGTGTTAAGTTAGTTACTAATACTTTCAGTAATTCTCCTTCTATCTTTTTATAGTCTGATTAGGTTACCCTGGAATTTATTTCTCCTAGTTCAGCAGGTGAaaaattttctaaagataaaaGTGTATTTGAGTTTTATCAATTTATAAGCTGTCAGACCTTACCCACTATAAAGAAGAAtctgtcctcccccccccacacacacacacacctgtgacCCTGTATgcttgcctttttattcttttccttggtGTGACCAGTGACTGCGCATTTTCTTTTGGACTCTCTTTTACCCAGAATTCACATAGTTTGGTTAGATGGTATTAAGTGATCTTTTTCCTGCATTGTATAATAGCATTTTGAAGTTTTAGGTCCTAGGCTTTGCTGTGCAgtgtatttacctttttttactGTGAAGATCCCACATAAGCTGTGTGGGAAAACACTTTTTCCTAATAAGTCTGTTACCCACCACCCCAGCTTTCCTCTCCCACTGCCGTCCCATTCATTAACAGGTGTGGTCATAAGTACTCTGCCTCCCCTGTGGATTGTAAGGATTGTGTGCAGTAATGTTGAGAGCTCCCTGTGAGCATGTAAGGTTGtgctgctgatttttaaagtaatccttCAACATTTGACACCAGCCATCAGTGCTGTGCCTAACCAGGGCTGTTCTATCAGGGGTGAGGCGCGTTTCGGGAAGGTGTGCTTGGTGCTGATAGAACACAATTGTGTTTTGTGTTAAGGAGAGTAATGGTCCAACAGACAGTTACGCAGCTATTTCACAAGTGGATCGATTGCAGTCAGAGCCTGAAAGTATCCGTAAATGGAGAGAAGAGCAAACGGAACGCTTGGAAGCCCTTGGTAAGGAATCCTTTTCTGTCTTTGGGTGTCTGTTTTCAGTGGAATAGTTGACCTTGACTCTTAGCCCTTTTTACCTGGAATTGGCTAATGTCCTTGTCTAGTTTTTAGGAAGGTCTCTTCCTTAGCCTGAGAGTCACAAGGCCGTGCACAGGGAGATGCTTGATCACAGGCCATTTTGTAAGGATTAGGGCAGCTCCAAGAGCCCCCACTGAGTGCATTCTCTCAGGAGGAGCAGACCAGGCTGTGGAGAGTCCTGAGCTTGAAGTGAAAGACTAGGTTCAAGGCTCAGCCTTGACTCTTCCCAGCTGTGGGCACTTGGTGCTTCAAACCTcgcagagtctgtttcttcatctgtgggGTAGGATCAGTGTTAGCAACTCCAGGGGTGGTCTGAGATAGTATTTATGAGAGCTTATATAAACTTGAAGGTCTTTGTTGAAAGACTTCAAAATCCATTTATCATTTCTAGGCTGAATTTAAGTTAATGCTTTAAGAAGGAAATGTGAAGTATGTTAGAAAACATGTACAATATGGTTTTCCCACTCTAATATACCTGGAAGCTAAATTCTTATGTTTCTGTGGGTGAGGAGAGTGAGAATCCTAGAATAAGTTTTTGAATCACACAGCTAAGAAATGCTAGAGTCGGAATTCAGCTTACATCTGCCCCACTTCATAATCCATACCCACCCATCCCTTCAGCCACATTGCGTTTAGTGTACACTGTCCCACCAGGTGGGCCAAGCCCCAGGTCAGTGCCAGCTAGCCTGGCCTTTGGGGAGGAACTGTATATGGATTGTTGCTTTTGGTCAAGACCAGAAGACTTGGTATCTGTACATAGGTGGGTTGCAGAGGTATGGCACAGTTTGGAGATAAAGCCATGGGGTATtcttttctcaactttttattaaaattgcaagcacggggtgcctggctggctcaagtcagtagagcatgcaacttttaatcttggggtcatgagtttgagcctcacgttggatatagagattagttaataaaatttcaaacaccAAATAGTTGAAAGAAGAGTAAAATGAACTTGTGTGCACCCCCTGGGTTCAGtaattaacattttgccatattggGTTATCTTTATGTAAAtgaagtatatatgtgtgtatgttttatacacacacacatttctgatCCACTTTCAGATACATCCTGTATTTCATGCCTAATATTTTAACGTATATCTAGAAATAATTATATTCTTCTGTGTACTCACAATGTCAGTATTATTATTCCCtcttgagaaccactgaattaGTAAAAACTTAATTGCTTGTTTTTCATGTGGGGTAATGGACACTTAGAAGTGTGACCCAGTTAGTGCCAAATCTGTTCCCTTTCCAACCTGGTCTCTGTGGCTTTCAGAAAAATGGGCACACTCCTATTTGGACCTTTATGGTACTATCCAGTAGTCCTTTCTTTGATGGAAATAACAAAAGATACCTGTTCTGTCTGGTAACCACTAGCTACATGTAGCTggtaagcacttgaaatgtgcctGGTAGgatggagaaactgaatttttaatttaataaacagcCACATGTGACTTGTAGCTACTGTATTGGAGAGCcgctttaaaaagatgaaaactgtCTTCATGGTGCTAGCAGCTTTAGTCCTTGCTTGTTTTTCATGTGTCTCGTTGAGTGGGCTGAGAGGCAAGACTTCACTAGTACAAGTATTTGTCATGTTACCAAGCccaacttttttctctttcccatggTTTAGCAAAGTTGTCTTCTCCATGGAAAGAATACACTTTGGTGTCTGGAAAAAttgcaatctatttttttttttttcaattatcagATTGGGCACTTTGGGAATATTTCATGAAGTGTTATTTTCTTAACTCAAAAAGCTTTTCTGAAGGAAGTCAAACATTTGGCTTTGCAATTGAATTAAATTGGTCTGTGAACTAGGtgtttcttcagttttgtttttttctttgcaagaACTGTGAGAAGGCACAAGATACTAAAAATAGAGAACCCGTGTGTGTGGTTTTCAGCTTAGCTGGTGACTGCGTTCTCACATAGTTCTCTTTTCCATGAACAGTTATAAGGATTGCCAGAAAAGACAGCTGTCCGTGTGCCCTGCTCTTTAAGGGGGctcatccttccctcctcctccttctgcccagATGCAGAAGTTGTATTGTGGTTTGGATCTTGGTCCTATTGAGCTAAACATTTaagaattctacttttttttttttttttttttttaagattttatttggcagagagcacaagcgggggaggggcagtgggagagggcgaaacagactctctgccaagcaggaagcccgacgcaatgcagggctagatcctaggacccagagatcatgacctgagtcaaaagcaggtgcttaactgactgagccaccgaggcatcccaagaataaataacaaattcttATTACCAGTATcacttttcaaaaatcttttataaaagcaaGAAGACAATTTAAAGGATGGTTTTATGCAGTAACTACAATCTGTGCAGatggttaaaatttttatttagtttttcaaagataaatttcTATGCAATCTTGTTCCCAgtatattaaaacttaaaaaaaatcattagactACACAGATGGGAAATACCGATCAAAAAGTAATGTTTCAGAAGTGATTTCACTACTCTTGAAAAGAAGATTTTAACCTTGGTGTTCTTCAGTTTCTCGTCCCCATGCACTGCCAGCCCACAGCACCTCCCACTGCATCATAGCTCCCTCCATCTCTTCTGTTTGATGCCGTAGACATGTATCAGAAGTATCCTGTATAGGCAGGGTTTGAAAGACAGTGGAGGACGTGGACCAGCAACTAACTATCAACACCGTAGAAAAGCCCCTGGATCTCATCAGGCTCAGCCTGGATGAGcaaatttatgtgaaaatgagaaatgacCGAGAGCTTCGAGGCCGATTACATGCATGTGATCAACATTTAAATATGATATTGGGAGATGTGGAAGAAACTGTGACTATAGAAATTGATGAAGAAACATATGAAGAGATATATAAATCCACAAAACGGAATATTCCGATGCTTTTTGTCCGGGGAGATGGTGTTGTACTAGTTGCTCCTCCATTAAGAGTTGGCTGAAACAAAGAATTTATCGTGTATGGAATATAGATTTTGTATGATTGCCTCTTTAAATGTAGAAGACATCCAAAAGAGAAACCTGCATTCATTTTGATATTAAGAAATGACCAAGGATTCTTCCACTCCTGAAATGAGTTGATTTGCAGATaactcaaaaattctttttttttttaatttattttttttagatttacttatttgtttattcatggagagagagagagaggcagagacacaagcagagggagaagcaggctccatgctgggagcccgacatgggactcaatcccgggtctccaggatcacaacctgggcggaaggtggcgctaaaccactgagccacctgggctgccctaactcAAAAATTCTTAAGCTAAagggtattttaatttttttcccaactcTTTCAATAAATGTGGTCACCaggatgcaggaaaaaaaaaaagtctcctgtATAAACTTGAGTCATCGGTGGAAATCTGAGTAAAAGAATTctgagtggggtgcctgggtggcttgggtcatgatctcagggttttgagattgagcctcatgtcaggctccacgctgggcttggagcctcagaatctccctcaccccccaacccctgcatttcgctctcaaaaaaaaaaaaaaaaaatctggtatcACCTTCTAATAAATAACCAGTTCTTTGCAATCTGAAACTTTGGGGGAGTTTCTAGCTGCTAACAAGCTATTTCTAGTAGTTAGACACAGCCTTCTGCAGGTTGTTACTGTTAAGACTTTCTTGCAGAAGCCTTAAAGATGCCCCCAGAGTACTTAATTTCTTCCCTTTGAGTGATTacttgccaccaccaccactgcttcCTACTCTCTCCAAGGATGCTAGCTAGTTATAGGTTGGGCTCAGTTCTGCTCTAGCTCTGCCACAAGCTCACTGCATTCTAAGCAGGAATAGATGTTTTGTGGTCCTTCTCACCTCTTAACATCTATATTCTCCTCTTCCCTGGTTCCTGAATCATTTCTGCCTTGGGTAATTTCAACAACAGCTCTCTGCTTCATAGAAATGCTTCTACAAGATTTTTAGTTAAGAGAGTGCCACCTTATGTTTTACAAAACCATTGATTATCAGAGTTGGGGTGTTAAATCTAGTTTATGAGAAGATTTTGTAAGATTATCTAATAGATTAGTATCAGTGGTCCACCCTGAACTAATATTAGCATTATTAAAGAatcatcctggggcacctgggtagtatagttggttgagcacctgactcttgatttcagttcaggtggtgatctcagggtcctgggattgagcccctcgttgggctctgcactcagcacagtctgcttgagactttcctCTCCCCCCCCTTCTGCCTCCGCCACTGCCAtgctcatgtgtgtgcatgcactctctctctcaaatcttaaacaaaaaaaccctctataACTGCTTTTTCTCCAGTTGGAGACCCCAAAGGCTTTTTTCTATGTATCCCACCCTCCCCTGCTCTcaaaagaaaccataaaactagtGAATCCACTAAGAGGTCAGTGGACTGGAAGAAAATTTGAAACACTTCAGACAGAATCACTGGACTCAGAGATTGGATATACAAATAGGGAAAATAGAATTTTGTCTTCCCTCCTAACCTGTCTCTCCAGCACACACGGACACAAACTTGCATGCACCATAAGCTTAATAAGACCACAAGAAATTGATGAAGCAAACTTTAGTTTGTGTTTTGcctcatttgtattattttccttcctttcaaagaTGCCAATTCTCGGAAGCAAGAAgcagagtggaaagaaaaagccataaaggagctagaagaaTGGTATGCGAGGCAGGACGAGCAgctacagaaaacaaaagcaaacaacagGTTAGTCTGTGGTGCTGCTAGCACTGCTTGCTTTCCAAGATTGAATCCCATTCATTTCTAACAGCCAGTAGAGTTCTCACATGCTGCCTCTTCTAGTGTGAAATGTCTTCTGCAAGTTttggaaaaaagtatttgaaacaaAGGTTGCAAGTCTCTTGGATCTTGGGAGCATAATTCAGCCTGTCCTTTAGTCATCCCAGTTGTAGTGAATTTGGGTCTTCAGCTAAGAGTTTGGTTAATATATATTGCTTGTAATAGTATAAAACAGCAAAAGGGAAAGATAATATGGATCAAGTCCACAAGTGGAAATGTAACCCTGAAATGAAGGGCCACTTTCATGGATATACCAGGAGTTCAGTACTTTCAAGATGATTATAGACCTGGTCATGTTGCATCCCCTAAATATAACCCTGCCCTCTGAAAGCTGCTTTACAAAGGGGTCCATTAACAGAAAAAGGGGCCTGTAACAGGGGTGACAAAACAGTTTGTAATTAAGTAGCCAAGGATGTTCAGACATGGTGACTTCAGAATTAAGGGTTTTCTGGGTAATTCTGTGTCTAAGAAAAATttgatttgactttttaaaaatgttcttcacAGTGTGCTTATTTACTACTGAAGGTTAAGTAGTTGTGGGGAGAAACCAAGTTCGTGCTCCTGTCCCCACTGACCAGCAGCACCGTTGGTCTTTACTATTCCTCGCTTAAAGTCCACTTGGAAGCAGCTCAGAGAAAGATGGAGGCAGTGCTGCTGGCCTCAAGGCCAGGTCAGTGGCCTTCCCTACTGGATTCAGAGCCCATCTCTCACTCAGTGGTCACTCCACTACCTCAGTTGAGAGAAAGGCCAGACTGAGCCCTGGGGTATTTGTAATTTTCAGGGTAAAGAGCCTTAGGTTCCTACCCTCAGAGTTTAAGTGCTCTTGTCTCTGACAGCTCTTAGATGGAAATGTGCTAGAAAAGAAGGAACAGACTGCTTTGCCAGCCAGCCTGAGCTATTTATTGTAGGGCAGCTACGGCAGAACAGAACTGGACTGTTCTGTGCGGTAGCCTTCAGCTACCTATTTGTTGGCCATCCTTGGTTCTGTCAGCTGCCCCTTAGATGGCAGGCTGCAGCTTGTGTCCTGTGGGGATGTATTCTCTAGGTGTGCCTCTTGGGATCTAAGTGAAGTTGTGTGTGATTAGTATGGTGAGGACTGCTCTCTGGTCTTGGTGTTGAGTTGCTCAGGGTAGCATTAGCTACCAGGGGTTCTCCTGAGCTTGCGATCAGTTTGAAGTGCTGACAGGTCCAGGCTGCTTTATTCTGTGCTCACTCAAGATGATTTACCCCAGGTACAAGTTCAGATCTCTAAGGGAAGAAGAGTGGGTACATGGGTACTTGGTGCAAGCACCGTGTGAAGCCCTGTTTATCCTACCAAGTTGCCCATGAGTCATTCTGCCCTGAAGTACTTGGTAAAACCAGGCTGATCCTCCCTGTTCAGGATCCCTGATGCGTAAACAAATTGATGTACAGATTCTCAGACGTAAATGACTATGTTGGGAATAGGCTTCTAATGGCTGAAATTTTTTCAAGCCAGTTTTGCTAACCTGTATCCCTCCTGTGAAGACAGGGGCTCTATATACAGCTTCAGCTGTCCTTGGAGCAAAT from Canis lupus familiaris isolate Mischka breed German Shepherd chromosome 11, alternate assembly UU_Cfam_GSD_1.0, whole genome shotgun sequence includes these protein-coding regions:
- the LOC102154724 gene encoding U6 snRNA-associated Sm-like protein LSm3, coding for KTVEDVDQQLTINTVEKPLDLIRLSLDEQIYVKMRNDRELRGRLHACDQHLNMILGDVEETVTIEIDEETYEEIYKSTKRNIPMLFVRGDGVVLVAPPLRVG